The genomic stretch GCGCACGGGCAATGTCGGAGATGCGGCCGTGGATATCCATCCTGATCGACGAAGCCTCGTCTCCTGGCTTGCCCTTGCGTCAGCCGCCATCGCGGCAGGCCTGCCGCGCCGAGGGGCGGCGCAGGCCGCTGCCGGACTTCATTCCGCAACACATCACGCAGGAGCCGGGACCATGGGCATGATCACCACGCAGGACGGTACGCAGATCTTCTTCAAGGATTGGGGCCCGAAGGACGCCCAGCCGATCGTCTTCCACCATGGCTGGCCGCTCAGCGGCGACGATTGGGACGCCCAGATGCTGTTCTTCCTGCGCGAGGGCTACCGCGTCATCGCGCATGACCGCCGCGGCCACGGGCGCTCGAGCCAGGTCGGCGACGGCCACGACATGGACCACTATGCCGCCGATGTCGCCGCAGTGACCGCGCATCTGGACCTGAGGAACGCGGTCCATATCGGCCACTCCACCGGCGGCGGCGAGGCGACGCGCTATGTCGCACGCCATGGCCAGGGCAATGGCCGCGTGGCGAAGCTTGTCATCATCGGTGCCGTGCCGCCAATCATGGTGAAGACCGAGGACTACCCGGGTGGCCTGCCGATCGAGGTATTCGACGGCTTCCGCCAGCAACTCGCGGCCAATCGGGCGCAGTTCTACCTCGATGTCGCCAGCGGGCCCTTCTACGGCTTCAACCGGGCTGGGGCGCAGGTCTCGCCAGGCGCGATCCAGAATTGGTGGCGCCAGGGCATGATGGGCGGCGCCAAGGCCCACTACGATGGCATCAAGGCCTTCTCGGAAACCGACTTCACCGCGGACCTGAAGGCCATCGAGGTGCCCGCGCTGGTGATGCACGGTGGCGACGATCAGATCGTGCCGATCGCCAACTCCGCGCTGCTCGCGGCGCCGCTGCTGAAGCGTGGGACCCTCAAGGTCTACGACGGCTTCTCGCACGGCATGTGCACGACGCACCCGGATGTCGTGAACCCAGACCTGCTGTCCTTCGTGCGGGCCTGAGCGCCACGGCGCCGCACGCCCGGATCCCGTTCGATCGAAAGGAGCTTCCATGATGCCCGCTACCCGTCGCGACATCGTCGCCGCGGCTGCCGCGACGACCATCGCCGGCGCGGCCCGGGCGCAGCCGGCCAACCAGGCCACCGGCGCGCAGCCCGTGCGCAATGTCGTCCTTGTGCACGGCGCCTTCGCCGATGGCTCCGGCTGGCGGGGCGTCTACGACACCCTGACTGCACGCGGCTGTCGCGTCAGCATCGTGCAGAACCCGCTCACGTCGCTGGCCGATGACGTGGCGGCGACCCGTCGCGTGCTCAACCGGCAGGATGGCCCGGCCATCCTGGTCGGACACAGCTGGGGCGGCACCGTCATCACCGAAGCCGGCACGCATCCGAAGGTCGCGGGCCTGGTCTACGTCTCCGCCCTCTCGCCAGATGCCGGCGAGACCACGGGCCAGCAGTATGACGGTTTCACCACGCCGCCGATCTTCGTCATCGACGTGCAGGAGGACGGCTTCGGCTTCCTCAAGCCGGAGAATTTCAAGGCGGCCTTTGCGGCCGATGCAAGCGATGCCGATGCGGCCTTCATGCACGATTCCCAGGTCCCGATCGCCATGGCGGCCTTCGGCACCAGGCTGACCCAGGCCGCCTGGCGAACGAGGCCGAGCTGGGCAGTCATCGCCACCGACGACAAGGCCTTCGACCTGCGCATGCTGCGCCACATGGCCAGCCGCATCGGCGCGAAGGTGACCGACGTCGGCGCGAGCCACGCGGTGTTCATGACCCAGCCCGGCGTAGTGGCCGACGTGATCGACGACGCGGCCAGGACCGCCCAGCGCGCCGCGCGCTGACCGCGGGACGCAACGGCAAAAGGGGCACCGGTGCCGGTGCCTGGCCGGCACCGGGCGGCGCAGCTTCGGCGCGATGCACGAGAACGCCCCGGCGCGGGCGCAGGTGGATCGATGGCCGCGTGCGCCACGTCGGGCCGCGCGCGCGCGGCATTCGGATACGCAGATCGAGGAATGCAAACATGAACGACACTGTCACGACCGAAGATCGGGACTTTGCCACGCGCGCGCGCGACAACCAGGCGCAGCGGACGGCCGGCCTGCGGCGCAGCTACGACTTCATTGTCTGCGGTGCTGGCGCGTCCGGCTCTGTCATCGCGCGACGCCTGGCAGAAAGCCCGGAGGTCCATGTGCTGCTGCTCGAGGCCGGCGGCAGCGACGAGGCGGACTCCGTGCTCAACCCCGCCTTGTGGCCCACCAATCTCGGCAGCAAGCGGGACTGGGGATTCCTGGCCGCGCCGAACCCGCACCTGAAGGGGCGCGCGCTATCGCTGTCGATGGGCAAGGGCCTCGGGGGCGGTTCGAGCATCAACGTGATGGTCTGGGCGCGCGGCCACCGGAGCGACTGGGACTACTTTGCCGCGGAGGCAGGCGACCCGGCCTGGGGCTACGAGAACGTCCTCGACATCTACCGTCGCATCGAGAACTGGCAGGGCGCGCCGGACCCACGGTTCCGGGGCACCGGAGGGCCGGTCTGGGTGCAGCCCGCGGCCGATCCGAGCCCTGTCGCGCACGCCATGCTGGATGCCGCGAGCGACATCGGCATCCCGGTTTTCGACCACCCGAACGGGCGCATGATGGAGGGCGAAGGCGGCGCCGCGATCAGCGACATGCTGGTCCGCGACGGCCGCCGGCACTCGCTGTACCGCGCCTATCTCCACCCGTGGCTCGACCGGCCCAACCTGACCGTGCTGACCGGTGCGATGGTGCGTCGCGTCGTCTTCGACGGCCGTCGTGCGACCGGGGTGGAGTTCCTGCGCGATGGGCAGGTCACGACGGTGGGCGCGACTGCCGAGGTCGTGCTGTCGCTCGGCGCGATCCATACGCCGAAGGTGCTGATGCATTCGGGCATCGGCGATCGCGAGGAGCTCGCGCGTGTGGGTATCCCTGTGCGGCAGCACCTGCCGGGCGTTGGCCGTAACTTCCAGGACCACGTTTCCTTCGGCTGCACCTGGGAATATGCCGAGCCGATCCCGCCGCGGAATAGCGGCAGCGAAGCGACGCTGTACTGGAAGAGCCGGCCCGACCTCGATGCGCCGGACCTCCTGTTCTGCCAGGTCGAGTTCCCGGTGCCGAGCGACCGTACGGCCGCACGCGGTGTGCCGGCGCATGGCTGGACGATGTTCGCCGGGCTGGCGCAGCCCGTCAGTCGAGGGCGGTTGCGTCTGGAGGGTGCGGATCCTTCCGCGGCGGTTACCGTGGACACGAACTTCCTGTCGGATCCCACGGACATGACGACGGCACGCGCCTGCATCGAGATTTGCCGTGCGCTGGGCAATGCGCCCGCCTTCCGCCCCTACGTGCGCAGCGAGGCGATGCCGGGTGCGCTGACGGGTGACGCGCTCGACGACTACATCCGCGACGCTGCCGTGACCTACTGGCACCAGAGTTGCACCGCCAAGATGGGGCGCGACGCGATGTCGGTCGTGGACGGCGCCCTCAGGGTCTATGGCGTGGACGCGCTGCGGGTGGCGGACGCTTCGATCATGCCGCGGGTGACGACCGGGAACACGCAGGCCCCCTGCGCGATCATCGGCGAGCGCGCGGCAGAGGCCATCAGGCAGTCGCACAAGCTGCGGCCACGATCGGCGCGCAGTGCGTCCGGGCTTCGCGGTTCCGACATCGAGGCCGCCGACGAGCGTGCCGTGCTGGCGCCCGTCGGACGACCCTGACGGCGGGGCCGTTCCTGACAACTGGCGCTGCGGGGTGGTTGGATCATCCCGCAGCCCCGGAACGGCGGACATCGCCGCCCTGGAGCCCCGAGGCAGCGACGTGACCTTCGATCGCGAGACAGGCCATGAACGGAACACACGGGATCAGGGCGACCGAACGACCGGCGGCACCGATCCCGCAGCAGGTTGGCGACGGCCGCAGGCGCCATCGCCCGGCGCGGATATCGGGGCCATCGACCCGCTGGACCAAGCGGCTTTGGCGGTTGGCCGTGCTCGCGGCGCTGTGCGGATGCAGCGACGTGGATCGCGGCATCAACCCGCCGCTCCAGCAGGGCACCCGGAACTCCGGGTACGACCTCTCGGAGATCAATGCCTCCGGGGGGCGGTCGGATATCCTCATTCTCGTCGCCTTCTCGGGAGGCGGGAAGCGATCCGCGGCGTTCAGCCACGGTGCGCTGCGCGGCATGCGGCACGTTCCGGTTCGTCTCGGCGGGCCACCCTCCACCCTGCTGGCGGAGATCGACCAGATCGGCGGCGTCTCCGGCGGCAGCTTCTCCGCCGCGCATTACGCGCTGTATGGTGAGCGGTCCTTCGAGACCTTTCCGCAGGATTTCCTGCACCGCGACATCGCTGCCTATGTCTGGGGCACCTACCTGCTGCCCTGGCAATGGGGCTGGCTCGCGAGTCCCGGGGTGGGCACCAACGATCGCATGACCGAGGTCTATGACGACCACATCTTCCGCGGCGCCACCTTCCGCGACCTCATGGCGCGCGGTCGCCCGCGCCTGTCGATCAGCGCGACGGATCTCGCCAGCGGCGCCGCCTTCCCGTTCCTGCCGCATGCCTTCGATGTCATCTGCTCGGACCTCGCGCGCTTCTCGGTGGCGCGCGCGGTGGCCGCCTCGAACGGCTTTCCGTTGCTCTTCACGCCGATCACGCTGGCGAACCATCGCGGCCCCGACTGCGACGCGCCGCTGCCGGTCAATTTGTCGGTCATGCCCATGTTGGCGGAATACAATCGCCGCCGGCTGCTCGAGGTGGTCGCCCGGATGGCCGACCGGGATCGCACGCCCTGGCTGCATCTGCTGGATGGCGGCATTTCGGACAACCTGGCGCTGCGGGCGTCCTTGAACTTCGCCATCCTCGGCGGCACCGACGAGCAGGATTTCGTCGAACGCGCGCAGCCTGTGCGACGGATCCTGATCATCAGCGTCGATGGGCAATCCGCGACCGACCCCGCCCTGTCACGGCAGCGCATGATCAACGGCCTCGTGCAGATCTTCGATGCCGTCTCAGGCGCGCAGATCGACAACTACAACCTCGAGACGCTGGCGGTGACCGCGGCCGAGGTCGATCGCATGGTGGAGCGCCAGCGGTCCAATCGTTGTCGCCATGCCAGGACCATCGACGGCCGGCCTTGCGAAGACGTGCAAGGCCGGCTGGTCCATGTCTCGTTGGCCGACCATCCAGACCCGGTGCTGCGGGATCGCCTGCGGCGGATTCCAACCGGCCTCACCCTTCCGCGCGAGGATGTCGAGCTGCTGGTCGCGGCCGGGGAGACGGTCATGCGCAACAACCGCGACATCGCCGCGTTCTTGGGTGGCGAGGATGCACCGGGCGGGCGCTTGCGGCAGCGGCGCTAGGCGGACCGCTGCGCAGGCGTCGGCAGCCCGGCGCTCTGCCTGTTGCCGCCCCGACGCAGGTTGCGCTCCGGCGTCACACCGTAGGCACGGTACCACCGTCGATGACATGTTCCGTGCCGGTGATGCTCGCGGCGCGATCGGAGGCCAGGAAGGCGATGAGGCTGGCAACCTCCTCCGGCGTCGATGGCCGGCCGATCGGGATGCCACCGAGGGATTCCATGATCATGCGCTTGCCATAGGCGAGATCGGCACCGGCCTCGGTCGCGAGTCGCTGGGCCAGCTGCACGGAGGCCTCGGTCTCGATCCAGCCTGGCGCCACGCGCAGGACGCGCACGCCCTTGGGCGAGACTTCCTTCGAGAGACCCTTGCTGTAGGTCGAGAGGGCGGCCTTCGCCGCAGCATAGGCCGTCGTCGCTTCCGGGAGCGGCAGCACGCGCTGGATCGACGACACGTGGATCACGACCCCATGGCCCTGCGCCACCATCGCCGGCACCAGGGCACGGTCCAGCCTGACGGCGGGCATGAGGTTGAGGTCGAACTCACGCGCCCACGCAGCGTCGCTCAGCGCAGCGAAGCCGCCCGCCGGGCTGGACGAGCCGCCGAGCATGTGAACGACGATATCGACGCCGCCCAGGCGATCGCGCACGGCGGTGGCGAGCGTCGCGCACCCCTCCGGCGTCGTCAGGTCGGCGCCGACGAACATCTCCGGGGAGATGGTGTCCGGACGGGAGCGCGCCGTCGTCAACACCTGCGCGCCGAGGTCTCGAAACAAGGCGACGGCCGCCGCGCCGGCACCGCGCGTGCCCGAGGTGACGAGCGCGCGCTTGCCTTCAAGCGTGAGGAAGTTCGTCACGCGCGTATCTCCAACCCTGCGATCCGGCCGCCCTTGAGCAGGAAGGCGAAGGTCAGCGTGACCGGACTGCCCGGAAACTGCCCCGACACGCGGGCACGAACTTCGGTGGTATCGCCCGTCTCGACCGCAGCGATCGGCTCATTCCTGTGTTGAGCCCTGGCCTTGGCGTCGCGCCACCATGCTTCGATCGCCTGGCGGCCGGTGTGGGTTCGGCCTTCATCCGTCACGACGGCATCGGGCGCGAAGGCCATCAACAGGGCTTCGCAGTCATTCCGGTCATCGGCGTCGAAATATCTTTGGATCGGCAAGGGCAGGTGCATCGCGCTGTCTCCTGGGTTGCGGCGACTGGTGTCCGCGCTTCACCTGGCGATGAACGTCTGTTCAGATAACTGGGATAAAGAGGGATGCGGTATGCCGAAAACCGGAACACTGTATCGCGCCGGGCTCAGTGATCTCGAGGCGATCATCGCGATTGCACGCCGGGCCTCGTTCCGTGCTGCGGCGCTGGATTTGGGCATGTCCGCGACGGCGCTCAGTGTCGCTGTCGGAAAGCTGGAGGCGAGCCTTGGCGTCCGGCTGTTCAATCGCACGACGCGCAGCGTTTCGCTCACCGATGCCGGCCGCGTCTTTGTCGACCAGGTCGGTCCGGCTCTGCTCGATATCCACGGCGCCATGGACGCGGTGCGGTCGCAGCAGGCGACGCCGTCCGGTACGCTGCGCATCAATGCTTTCGCGACGGCAGCGCGTGAGATCCTGTCTCCGCTGATCCTGGAATTCCTGCGTCGCTATCCGCAGGTGCATGTGGACATCGTCACCGAGGGACGGTTGGTCGACATCGTTGCCGAAGGCTTCGATCTCGGCGCGCGGGTGGCCGACCTCGTGCCAACCGACATGATCGCGGTTTCGCTCGGGCGTCCTCGGCGATCTGCCGTCGTCGCTTCGCCGGCGCATTTCGAGAAGCATGCCAGGCCGCGCGTCCCGTCCGATCTCCTCAAGCACCCGTGCATCCGTGCCCGGCTGCCGAACGGCGCCCTGTATCGGTGGCACTTCGAGAAGGGTGGGAGGACTGCCGTGATCGATGTGAACGGTCCGATCACGCTGGACGACGCCGGCCTCGCGCGAAGCGCGGTGCTGGCGGGCATTGGGCTCGGCTACTTCTTCGAACAGGACGTTCACGCCGACATCGAGGCCGGACGCGTGGTTCGCGTGCTGGAGGACTGGACACCGCCATTGCCCGGCCTCTGCCTGTACTATCCCGGCCGGCGCAATCCGTCGGCGGCCTTGAAGGCTCTTGTCAGCCTGGCGCGGGAACTCGGCGTGAAGCGGGACTCGCTCACTCCTGCCAAGGTCGACGTCGCCGTGAGGGGGCGGCGGCGCAAGTCGGCGACGTAGGCGGGGCGTCGAGCGCGATCCGCTGGTGGTTGTTGCACTGGCAAGTGGGTTCGGTGCTGCGCCGGCCGCTCGGTGATGCTGTCGTTATAGAGGATCTTGGCGGTCGCGCATCCATCGAAGCCCCTGGCGCTCGCCTGCTCCACCTGTCGTTCCCCCATCGAGAGTTCCTTCCGCAGGCGGGAAGCCGGCGAGCGGACCAACAACGGCCTCTGGCCTGCCAGCGACAAGACCGTCGGCGCCTTCGACCCAATTGAACGCCTGGAGTCCGGGCAGGCCGTCCTGAAGGCGAACGGTCGCCGCCATCCTGCCAACGTCACGGTCATGCCGCGTCAGCGGAAGCCGCCTGACGACCTACAGAAACCCGAAGATCTTGCCATGCTCCAGCAGTGGCGCGCCCGGCAGCCCGAGTGCCTTGAGGCACCCCCAGATTCCGACGGAACAGGAATCGATCACCACGACGCCACATTCCGCCTCGAGCGCCGCCACCACGGGCAGGCCTGGCATATTGGTACCCCAGATCAGCACGGCGTCGGTCGTGGCTTCCGCCACACAGCCGCGGATCGCTTCGCCGAGGGTCGCGGGGGATACGCTCGCCGCCTCAAGGTTAGACCCTAGCCCAAGCCCTCGCACGGCCGTCATCGGAAAACCCTGTTCTCCGAAGCGGTCGCCGATGCGCTGCGCGCGCGCCACGGTGCCCTGCGAGACCAGCGCGATCCGTCGTGCGCCGAGGCGTCGCAGGATCTCGAGCACGTCAAGCGACACGCTGGTGACAGGTAGACCGAGCCGCGCGCTTGCCGTGGCGCACAGATCCCGGTCCACCTGAAATCCGTCGATGGCGCCCTTGGTGCCATTCCAGCAGATCGCCTCGACCTCCGCGTGGGCCAGCATCTCTGCCGCAGCCAGCACGGCTGGCGCATCGTACCCGATCTCGGGCTGGCCGCTGCCATCGGGCCGATACGCGATGCGCGAGTAACACGACGACAGGCCGGGATAATCGGACAGCAGTCGCTCAGTGGTGCGCTCGACCGTGCGGTTCGACGAAGGCACCAGTTGGCCGATGAAGCGACCGGTCACAAGGTGCTCCATCAGTCGAGCCGCGCGCCTGAGGCTGCCACCATCTCCCGCCAGCGCGGCGTGTCCTGCTGAATCTGGGTCTGCACCTCCGCGGGGCTGCTTGAGACCGAGAGCACCAGCCCGGACGCCTTGAGGCGATCCTCGAGTCCCGGGGCCTCGCCCGCCTTGCGAATGCCCTCGAACAGTTGCGCAACGGTGGCCGGCGCCATCGATGACGGGCCGGCGAGAGCGGACCAGCTCTGCAAATCGACCGCGGCCAAGTTTAGGTCGGCGAATTCGCCCATGCCGGGCACCTGCGGAAAGAAGGGTGATCGCTCCCGGCTGCCCACGGCGAGGGGCACCGCGCGGCCTGCGGCGACGTGAGGCATGAGCTGCGGCATGGCGTCGAAGATCATGTCGATGGTGCCGGCCAGGAAATCGCTCACCGCCGGCGCACCGCCGCGGTAGGGGATGTGCTGGATATCCGCGCCGCTGCGGCTTGCAATGGTGGCGCTGATCAGGTGCGAGGGCGTCGCCCGCGCCGAACCCGTCGTCACGCGGTTACTGGGCCGCTTGGCCCATTCGATCATGCTGCGGAAGTCGGTCCAGCCGCGTTCGCGCGCACGCTCCGGCGTCACCACGCAGAGCACCGTCGAATTGGCGATGCGTGCGACCGGCATGAGGTCTCGCACCGGATCATACGGCGGTCGGTCCATCATGAATGGGAGCGCCGCGAAGAAGGTGACGCTCAGCACGCCGAGCGTCGAACCATCGCTTGCTGACCGCGCGACGGCTTCCACCGCGAGGATGCCATTCGCAGCGCCGCGGTTCTCGACCACCACCTGTTGGCCGGTCTGGCTCGTGATGGCCTCGGCATAGTGTCGCGCCAGGACGTCGGCCGCGCCACCGGGGTTGAACGGCACCATCAGGCGCAACGGTCGCCCGCCCGACAGGAACTGCGCGCTCACCCCGCGCGGCGCAGCGAACAAAGGCAGGCAGGTCAGGAGATGTCGGCGGCGCAGCATGGTGCGTGTCTCTCCGTCTGTGTGTCATGGCAAGGCCGCTGTGCGGCGCGCGGGGGGACAAGCAGGTACACGCCGAAGCCTATCATGAACAGCGAGAACTCACGGCGCGCCGCGCGGTCGAAGAAGGTCTGCACCGGGGCCGTTTCCAGACGGACCTCGATCCCGATCCGCGCGCCGCCCTCGCGCTGCATCTGGGGGCGCAGTTGCCGTTGGTGG from Roseomonas fluvialis encodes the following:
- a CDS encoding alpha/beta fold hydrolase → MGMITTQDGTQIFFKDWGPKDAQPIVFHHGWPLSGDDWDAQMLFFLREGYRVIAHDRRGHGRSSQVGDGHDMDHYAADVAAVTAHLDLRNAVHIGHSTGGGEATRYVARHGQGNGRVAKLVIIGAVPPIMVKTEDYPGGLPIEVFDGFRQQLAANRAQFYLDVASGPFYGFNRAGAQVSPGAIQNWWRQGMMGGAKAHYDGIKAFSETDFTADLKAIEVPALVMHGGDDQIVPIANSALLAAPLLKRGTLKVYDGFSHGMCTTHPDVVNPDLLSFVRA
- a CDS encoding alpha/beta fold hydrolase — encoded protein: MMPATRRDIVAAAAATTIAGAARAQPANQATGAQPVRNVVLVHGAFADGSGWRGVYDTLTARGCRVSIVQNPLTSLADDVAATRRVLNRQDGPAILVGHSWGGTVITEAGTHPKVAGLVYVSALSPDAGETTGQQYDGFTTPPIFVIDVQEDGFGFLKPENFKAAFAADASDADAAFMHDSQVPIAMAAFGTRLTQAAWRTRPSWAVIATDDKAFDLRMLRHMASRIGAKVTDVGASHAVFMTQPGVVADVIDDAARTAQRAAR
- a CDS encoding GMC family oxidoreductase; translation: MRHVGPRARGIRIRRSRNANMNDTVTTEDRDFATRARDNQAQRTAGLRRSYDFIVCGAGASGSVIARRLAESPEVHVLLLEAGGSDEADSVLNPALWPTNLGSKRDWGFLAAPNPHLKGRALSLSMGKGLGGGSSINVMVWARGHRSDWDYFAAEAGDPAWGYENVLDIYRRIENWQGAPDPRFRGTGGPVWVQPAADPSPVAHAMLDAASDIGIPVFDHPNGRMMEGEGGAAISDMLVRDGRRHSLYRAYLHPWLDRPNLTVLTGAMVRRVVFDGRRATGVEFLRDGQVTTVGATAEVVLSLGAIHTPKVLMHSGIGDREELARVGIPVRQHLPGVGRNFQDHVSFGCTWEYAEPIPPRNSGSEATLYWKSRPDLDAPDLLFCQVEFPVPSDRTAARGVPAHGWTMFAGLAQPVSRGRLRLEGADPSAAVTVDTNFLSDPTDMTTARACIEICRALGNAPAFRPYVRSEAMPGALTGDALDDYIRDAAVTYWHQSCTAKMGRDAMSVVDGALRVYGVDALRVADASIMPRVTTGNTQAPCAIIGERAAEAIRQSHKLRPRSARSASGLRGSDIEAADERAVLAPVGRP
- a CDS encoding patatin-like phospholipase family protein — translated: MDRGINPPLQQGTRNSGYDLSEINASGGRSDILILVAFSGGGKRSAAFSHGALRGMRHVPVRLGGPPSTLLAEIDQIGGVSGGSFSAAHYALYGERSFETFPQDFLHRDIAAYVWGTYLLPWQWGWLASPGVGTNDRMTEVYDDHIFRGATFRDLMARGRPRLSISATDLASGAAFPFLPHAFDVICSDLARFSVARAVAASNGFPLLFTPITLANHRGPDCDAPLPVNLSVMPMLAEYNRRRLLEVVARMADRDRTPWLHLLDGGISDNLALRASLNFAILGGTDEQDFVERAQPVRRILIISVDGQSATDPALSRQRMINGLVQIFDAVSGAQIDNYNLETLAVTAAEVDRMVERQRSNRCRHARTIDGRPCEDVQGRLVHVSLADHPDPVLRDRLRRIPTGLTLPREDVELLVAAGETVMRNNRDIAAFLGGEDAPGGRLRQRR
- a CDS encoding SDR family oxidoreductase, with the translated sequence MTNFLTLEGKRALVTSGTRGAGAAAVALFRDLGAQVLTTARSRPDTISPEMFVGADLTTPEGCATLATAVRDRLGGVDIVVHMLGGSSSPAGGFAALSDAAWAREFDLNLMPAVRLDRALVPAMVAQGHGVVIHVSSIQRVLPLPEATTAYAAAKAALSTYSKGLSKEVSPKGVRVLRVAPGWIETEASVQLAQRLATEAGADLAYGKRMIMESLGGIPIGRPSTPEEVASLIAFLASDRAASITGTEHVIDGGTVPTV
- a CDS encoding nuclear transport factor 2 family protein, which encodes MHLPLPIQRYFDADDRNDCEALLMAFAPDAVVTDEGRTHTGRQAIEAWWRDAKARAQHRNEPIAAVETGDTTEVRARVSGQFPGSPVTLTFAFLLKGGRIAGLEIRA
- a CDS encoding LysR family transcriptional regulator; its protein translation is MSALHLAMNVCSDNWDKEGCGMPKTGTLYRAGLSDLEAIIAIARRASFRAAALDLGMSATALSVAVGKLEASLGVRLFNRTTRSVSLTDAGRVFVDQVGPALLDIHGAMDAVRSQQATPSGTLRINAFATAAREILSPLILEFLRRYPQVHVDIVTEGRLVDIVAEGFDLGARVADLVPTDMIAVSLGRPRRSAVVASPAHFEKHARPRVPSDLLKHPCIRARLPNGALYRWHFEKGGRTAVIDVNGPITLDDAGLARSAVLAGIGLGYFFEQDVHADIEAGRVVRVLEDWTPPLPGLCLYYPGRRNPSAALKALVSLARELGVKRDSLTPAKVDVAVRGRRRKSAT
- a CDS encoding maleate cis-trans isomerase family protein, producing MEHLVTGRFIGQLVPSSNRTVERTTERLLSDYPGLSSCYSRIAYRPDGSGQPEIGYDAPAVLAAAEMLAHAEVEAICWNGTKGAIDGFQVDRDLCATASARLGLPVTSVSLDVLEILRRLGARRIALVSQGTVARAQRIGDRFGEQGFPMTAVRGLGLGSNLEAASVSPATLGEAIRGCVAEATTDAVLIWGTNMPGLPVVAALEAECGVVVIDSCSVGIWGCLKALGLPGAPLLEHGKIFGFL
- a CDS encoding Bug family tripartite tricarboxylate transporter substrate binding protein encodes the protein MLRRRHLLTCLPLFAAPRGVSAQFLSGGRPLRLMVPFNPGGAADVLARHYAEAITSQTGQQVVVENRGAANGILAVEAVARSASDGSTLGVLSVTFFAALPFMMDRPPYDPVRDLMPVARIANSTVLCVVTPERARERGWTDFRSMIEWAKRPSNRVTTGSARATPSHLISATIASRSGADIQHIPYRGGAPAVSDFLAGTIDMIFDAMPQLMPHVAAGRAVPLAVGSRERSPFFPQVPGMGEFADLNLAAVDLQSWSALAGPSSMAPATVAQLFEGIRKAGEAPGLEDRLKASGLVLSVSSSPAEVQTQIQQDTPRWREMVAASGARLD